A stretch of the Bacillus anthracis str. Vollum genome encodes the following:
- a CDS encoding C45 family autoproteolytic acyltransferase/hydolase — protein sequence MYQVKGYFSSLKGSHYEIGKQQGEFVKQHPYLIPQFIQKENLISHQHWTESRNILHNYCPGINEEIEGFCEVLKIPSENMMYYYQTLLKAGCSHCAVLPKKTDLKHTYVLRNYDLSPVIDEMRFCSTYVEGAYAHSGFSTQYFGRTEGVNEHGLSVTFSACGQPVGNIAGLRKPAVSGLQCFAVIRVLLEKCKNVQEAKSLIEEIPIASNMNLIVADPLDAVCIEIFDGYKSIITTVEESQDFIVSTNHAISLPIQKLNSRRLEQSTNRYHTLYEHLNRNEQVSIESLKRLVQIEYPAGLTVHNYEEWFGTLHSVLFDLHECTMNICFGSPLFNDWYSLEVGGSLPFSEVNVNFENKIYTDFWREENNKLIPKG from the coding sequence ATGTATCAAGTAAAGGGATATTTTTCATCGCTAAAAGGAAGTCATTATGAAATCGGTAAGCAACAAGGGGAATTTGTAAAACAACATCCTTACCTTATTCCGCAATTTATACAGAAAGAAAATTTAATATCGCATCAGCATTGGACAGAATCTAGGAACATATTACATAATTATTGTCCAGGAATTAATGAAGAGATTGAAGGGTTTTGTGAAGTATTAAAAATTCCATCTGAAAATATGATGTATTATTATCAAACACTATTAAAAGCAGGTTGTAGCCATTGTGCTGTTTTACCTAAAAAGACAGATTTAAAGCATACTTATGTATTAAGAAACTATGATTTGTCACCAGTAATAGATGAGATGCGCTTTTGTTCGACTTATGTTGAAGGTGCATATGCACATAGTGGTTTTTCTACTCAATATTTTGGCCGAACAGAAGGAGTTAACGAGCATGGATTATCTGTTACATTTTCAGCATGTGGTCAACCGGTAGGAAATATTGCTGGTTTAAGAAAGCCAGCGGTAAGTGGTTTACAATGTTTTGCGGTCATCAGAGTATTATTGGAGAAATGCAAAAATGTGCAGGAGGCTAAGTCACTAATAGAAGAAATACCAATTGCTAGTAATATGAATCTAATAGTAGCAGACCCTTTAGATGCAGTATGTATTGAAATATTTGATGGATATAAATCAATAATCACAACTGTTGAGGAAAGCCAAGATTTTATCGTATCAACAAACCATGCAATTAGTTTACCTATTCAAAAACTGAATAGTAGAAGATTAGAACAATCTACAAACCGATATCACACATTGTATGAACATTTAAATCGAAATGAACAAGTGAGTATAGAGTCTTTAAAAAGATTAGTACAAATAGAATATCCTGCCGGGCTGACGGTGCATAATTATGAAGAATGGTTTGGAACTTTACATTCCGTATTATTTGATTTGCATGAATGCACAATGAATATTTGTTTCGGGTCGCCACTTTTCAATGACTGGTACTCGTTGGAGGTTGGAGGGAGTCTTCCTTTTTCTGAGGTGAATGTGAACTTTGAAAATAAAATTTATACTGATTTTTGGAGAGAAGAGAATAATAAATTGATTCCAAAAGGGTAA
- a CDS encoding N-acetylmuramoyl-L-alanine amidase, with the protein MARYSLHAGHNSIVQGANYGNRKEHIMDRQVKDAVVAKLRALGHTVYDDTDEVGTTQAQNLNNIVSKTNSHDVDLVVSFHLNSYDTRANGVEVLYYDQQALSAKIAAQLSKDIGWSNRGAKERKDLYVLSNTKAPAILIELGFIDNEADMAKWNPDKIANSIVYALTGQSGGTTPPSKQNIIQSGAFSPYETPDVMGALTSLKMTANFILQSDGLTYFISEPTSDAQLKGMTDYLDRRGWWYEVK; encoded by the coding sequence ATGGCTAGATATAGTTTACATGCAGGTCATAACAGCATTGTACAAGGCGCGAATTATGGGAATCGGAAAGAACACATTATGGATCGCCAAGTTAAGGATGCAGTTGTTGCTAAATTAAGAGCATTAGGGCATACAGTTTATGATGATACTGATGAAGTAGGGACAACGCAGGCACAAAATTTAAATAACATCGTATCAAAAACAAACTCACATGATGTAGACTTAGTAGTTTCATTTCACTTAAACTCATATGATACGAGAGCAAATGGTGTTGAAGTACTTTACTATGATCAACAAGCTTTATCAGCAAAGATAGCAGCACAACTTTCAAAAGATATTGGCTGGTCAAATCGTGGTGCAAAGGAACGAAAAGACCTTTATGTGTTATCGAATACGAAAGCACCTGCAATCTTAATTGAACTTGGATTTATCGATAATGAAGCAGATATGGCAAAATGGAATCCAGATAAGATTGCAAATTCAATTGTTTATGCATTAACTGGGCAATCTGGTGGGACAACTCCGCCATCTAAACAAAATATTATCCAATCAGGCGCTTTTTCACCTTATGAAACACCTGATGTAATGGGAGCATTAACGTCCCTAAAAATGACAGCTAACTTCATCTTACAATCTGATGGTCTAACATATTTTATCTCTGAACCAACTTCAGATGCGCAACTTAAGGGAATGACGGATTACCTTGATCGTAGAGGCTGGTGGTATGAAGTTAAGTAA
- a CDS encoding DUF1349 domain-containing protein: protein MKISHIPEHIEQLTIMNVPEYYKLNNNHALIVRSKAETDFWLKTHYGFQVMNGHVFYTETMTDFQAEVQLRMNPNSKFDQAGLFVMISEKCWLKTSLEYIPDGPSHLGAVVTNNGYSDWSTQDFPTELANEQLRFRIVRKRGDYTIYVKKIHQWEQIRIAHLMEDIGNKPIKIGFYTCSPSKNNGFETEFLEFTTENI from the coding sequence ATGAAAATATCACATATACCAGAACATATTGAGCAACTTACTATAATGAATGTACCTGAATATTATAAGCTTAATAACAATCATGCGTTGATTGTCCGCTCGAAAGCCGAAACAGATTTTTGGCTTAAAACACATTATGGTTTTCAAGTAATGAATGGTCATGTATTTTATACTGAGACGATGACAGACTTTCAAGCTGAAGTTCAATTGCGTATGAATCCAAATTCAAAATTCGATCAAGCCGGTCTCTTTGTTATGATTTCGGAAAAGTGTTGGCTGAAAACTTCATTAGAATATATTCCAGATGGTCCATCTCATTTAGGAGCTGTCGTAACGAATAATGGATATTCCGATTGGTCTACACAAGACTTTCCAACAGAATTAGCTAACGAGCAACTGCGTTTTCGAATTGTTCGTAAACGTGGTGATTATACAATATATGTGAAGAAGATCCACCAATGGGAACAAATAAGAATCGCTCATTTGATGGAGGATATAGGAAATAAGCCTATTAAAATAGGTTTTTACACGTGTAGTCCGTCTAAAAATAATGGATTTGAGACTGAGTTTTTAGAGTTTACAACTGAAAACATATAG
- a CDS encoding ABC transporter ATP-binding protein yields MKSFRKLLQYLKPYMFFAIIGPLFMVLEVAMDLIQPTIMQHIIDVGIANRDLNYVIKMGLLMIGAAALGLVGGLGCMMYSTKAAVNFATDIRKDVFAKIETFSSENRDSFGTGKLLTIVTNDITSIQSAMTMTLRVLVRGPLLFIGSIIIVFVTARELFPILLVVVPILLLAIIYIASRASGTFKKVQEALDKVNTKLQENLSGVRVIKAYVRQKYEINQFGKVNTNLTKINIRAVQLISLMMPIIMLVVNGGIVATLWVGGEKVFNGTLQVGAILAFINYLNIILMSLMSISMVFMQIARAFPSADRVQQVLNTDVDITTPKNALAPKRIEGQIDFKNVSYSYTKNNEYVLKDISFRIGKGEKVGVIGSTGSGKSTLAKLLPRLYDVDQGEICIDGINVKAYDLQKLRGSIGFVPQKALLFSGSIEENLRYGKEDATKEELEVAASSACATEFINKLEDSYQYHLTQGATNLSGGQKQRVSIARALVRKPSILVLDDSTSAVDAKSESNIQSALRREYKGTTTLLIASKISSIIDADKILVLDNGELVGDGTHEELLEQCEVYQEIYLSQGGNLHKEGGKEHA; encoded by the coding sequence ATGAAATCATTTCGTAAATTATTACAGTATTTAAAACCATACATGTTCTTCGCTATTATTGGACCACTATTTATGGTACTTGAGGTTGCGATGGACTTAATTCAACCGACTATTATGCAACATATTATTGATGTTGGGATAGCAAATCGGGATTTGAATTATGTAATAAAAATGGGGCTTCTTATGATAGGAGCTGCAGCACTCGGCTTAGTTGGAGGGCTTGGGTGTATGATGTATTCTACAAAAGCAGCTGTTAATTTCGCTACTGACATACGAAAAGATGTGTTTGCGAAAATAGAAACATTTTCTAGTGAAAATCGTGATTCGTTTGGAACTGGAAAGTTATTAACGATTGTGACAAATGATATTACGTCTATTCAATCGGCAATGACGATGACATTACGTGTTCTTGTTCGTGGTCCTTTGTTATTTATCGGAAGTATAATAATTGTTTTTGTAACAGCGCGCGAGTTATTTCCTATATTACTCGTAGTTGTTCCGATTTTATTGCTTGCGATTATATACATTGCAAGTAGAGCAAGCGGGACATTCAAAAAAGTGCAAGAAGCATTAGATAAAGTGAATACAAAGTTACAAGAAAATTTATCTGGAGTACGTGTTATTAAAGCGTATGTAAGACAAAAATATGAAATCAATCAGTTTGGAAAAGTGAATACAAACTTAACAAAAATAAATATTCGAGCGGTGCAGCTTATTTCCTTAATGATGCCAATCATAATGTTAGTTGTGAACGGTGGGATTGTAGCAACATTGTGGGTTGGCGGAGAAAAAGTATTTAATGGAACTCTTCAAGTAGGGGCTATATTAGCGTTTATAAATTATTTGAATATCATTTTAATGTCACTTATGTCTATCAGTATGGTATTTATGCAAATCGCGCGAGCATTTCCGTCTGCGGATCGAGTACAGCAAGTTTTAAATACTGACGTTGATATTACGACCCCAAAAAATGCGCTTGCACCTAAGCGAATTGAGGGACAAATTGACTTTAAAAATGTTAGTTATAGTTATACGAAAAATAATGAATATGTTTTAAAAGATATTTCATTTCGCATAGGTAAAGGTGAAAAAGTAGGGGTTATCGGTTCTACAGGAAGTGGTAAATCTACTTTAGCAAAATTGTTACCACGCTTATACGATGTTGATCAAGGTGAAATATGTATTGATGGAATAAATGTTAAGGCATACGATTTACAAAAACTTCGTGGTTCAATCGGGTTTGTACCTCAAAAGGCATTGTTGTTTTCAGGTAGTATAGAAGAGAACTTACGTTATGGAAAAGAAGATGCAACGAAGGAAGAGCTGGAAGTGGCGGCTTCATCAGCTTGTGCGACTGAGTTTATTAACAAGCTAGAAGATTCTTATCAATATCATTTAACACAAGGTGCGACGAATTTATCAGGTGGACAAAAACAACGTGTATCCATTGCGAGGGCGCTTGTGAGAAAGCCATCTATTCTTGTATTAGATGATTCTACATCAGCAGTTGATGCTAAATCAGAATCTAACATTCAATCAGCATTAAGGAGAGAATATAAAGGAACAACAACATTATTAATTGCCTCTAAAATCTCATCAATAATAGATGCTGATAAAATTCTCGTTTTAGATAACGGTGAATTAGTTGGTGATGGTACACATGAAGAACTGTTAGAACAATGTGAGGTTTATCAAGAAATCTATCTTTCCCAAGGTGGCAATTTACATAAAGAAGGTGGGAAAGAACATGCGTAA
- a CDS encoding aspartate-semialdehyde dehydrogenase codes for MSEKGYHLAVVGATGAVGQKIIELLEKETKFNIAEVTLLSSKRSAGKTVQFKGREIIIQEAKINSFEGIDIAFFSAGGEVSRQFVNQAVSSGAIVIDNTSEYRMAHDVPLVVPEVNTHTLKEHKGIIAVPNCSALQMVTALQPIRKVFGLERIIVSTYQAVSGSGIHAIQELKEQAKSILAGEEVESTILPAKKDKKHYPIAFNVLPQVDIFTDNDFTFEEVKMIQETKKILEDPNLKMAATCVRVPVISGHSESVYIELEKEATVAEIKEVLFDAPGVILQDNPSEQLYPMPLYAEGKIDTFVGRIRKDPDTPNGFHLWIVSDNLLKGAAWNSVQIAETMAEEGII; via the coding sequence ATGAGTGAAAAGGGCTATCATTTAGCTGTTGTTGGGGCTACGGGTGCAGTAGGTCAGAAAATTATTGAACTGTTAGAAAAAGAAACAAAGTTTAATATAGCTGAAGTTACGTTACTTTCGTCAAAAAGATCGGCTGGTAAGACAGTACAATTTAAAGGGCGAGAGATCATTATACAAGAAGCAAAAATAAATAGCTTTGAAGGGATAGATATTGCCTTTTTTAGTGCTGGAGGAGAAGTTTCTAGGCAATTTGTAAATCAAGCTGTCTCTAGTGGTGCAATCGTAATTGACAATACTAGTGAATACCGAATGGCACATGATGTACCGCTTGTTGTTCCGGAAGTGAATACGCACACTTTAAAGGAACATAAAGGGATAATAGCAGTTCCGAATTGTTCAGCATTACAGATGGTAACAGCTCTTCAGCCAATACGAAAAGTATTCGGATTAGAACGAATTATCGTTTCCACTTATCAGGCTGTATCGGGTTCTGGTATTCATGCGATTCAAGAATTAAAAGAACAGGCTAAGTCAATACTTGCAGGTGAAGAAGTGGAGAGTACTATATTACCAGCGAAAAAAGATAAAAAACATTATCCAATTGCATTTAATGTACTTCCTCAAGTAGATATATTCACGGATAATGATTTCACCTTTGAAGAAGTAAAGATGATACAAGAAACGAAGAAAATTTTAGAAGACCCAAACTTGAAAATGGCAGCTACTTGTGTGCGTGTTCCAGTTATATCAGGTCACTCAGAATCGGTTTATATAGAGCTTGAAAAAGAAGCAACTGTTGCAGAAATTAAAGAAGTATTGTTTGATGCACCAGGTGTTATTTTGCAGGATAACCCTAGTGAACAGCTGTATCCAATGCCATTATATGCAGAAGGGAAAATAGATACATTTGTCGGTAGAATTAGAAAAGATCCTGATACACCAAACGGATTCCATCTTTGGATCGTTTCCGATAATTTATTAAAAGGTGCGGCGTGGAACTCGGTGCAAATTGCAGAAACGATGGCGGAAGAGGGAATCATTTAG
- a CDS encoding LysE family translocator, which produces MPIFSFLLFVFISSFTPGPNNFLAMTYANQHGLKKSMQFCFGVAFGFFILTSLCSFFNIFLIKVLPIIEFPLKILGVAYMLYLAFKILTSKTSTDPDEKYNKNLFTVGILLQFINPKGILFGLTVVSTFILPYYNSYSSYLLFSLFLGVVGLMSTCSWSLFGSIFQKLLLKHTKSFNIIMAVLLVCSAISIVIT; this is translated from the coding sequence ATGCCTATATTTTCTTTTTTGTTATTTGTTTTTATAAGTAGCTTCACACCCGGACCTAACAATTTTTTAGCGATGACATACGCTAATCAACATGGTTTAAAAAAGAGTATGCAATTTTGCTTTGGAGTAGCTTTCGGGTTTTTCATCCTCACTTCCTTATGTAGCTTCTTTAATATTTTCCTAATTAAAGTTCTACCCATAATTGAATTTCCATTAAAAATTTTAGGTGTAGCTTATATGCTCTATTTAGCTTTTAAAATACTTACAAGTAAAACTAGCACAGATCCCGATGAAAAATATAATAAAAATTTATTTACAGTAGGGATTCTCCTTCAGTTTATTAACCCTAAAGGGATACTATTCGGACTAACCGTAGTATCAACTTTTATTCTCCCTTATTACAATTCATATTCAAGTTATCTACTTTTTTCATTATTTCTCGGTGTAGTTGGATTAATGAGTACATGTAGTTGGAGCTTATTTGGTTCCATTTTTCAAAAACTATTATTAAAACATACTAAATCATTTAACATCATTATGGCCGTTTTATTAGTTTGTAGTGCAATTTCAATTGTAATCACTTAA
- a CDS encoding MOSC domain-containing protein, with protein MANEYQLLSLNIGLPKEVTYGGKVIHTGINKKQVKEPVFLSFVKFNGDGQADLVHHGGVDKAVCVYSGEHYGYWEKELNQVLVYGAFGENITISGMCEEDVCIGDTFQIGEAIVQVTQPRQPCFKLAKKYNIPKLPLYFQETGYTGFYFRVLKEGWVSPADTLKLLKSDLKGVTVAFANRIMHKEKQNLEGVKRILEVHALSTSWRNTFEKRMRGEEMNTKERLEGKK; from the coding sequence ATGGCTAATGAATACCAATTATTATCTTTAAATATAGGGTTACCGAAAGAGGTTACATACGGAGGAAAGGTAATTCATACAGGAATAAATAAGAAACAAGTAAAAGAACCGGTGTTTTTATCCTTTGTAAAATTTAATGGAGATGGTCAAGCGGATTTAGTTCATCATGGTGGAGTAGATAAAGCGGTTTGTGTGTATTCGGGAGAACATTATGGATATTGGGAAAAAGAGTTGAATCAAGTACTTGTATATGGAGCATTCGGAGAAAATATAACAATTAGTGGTATGTGTGAAGAGGATGTTTGTATTGGTGATACATTTCAAATTGGAGAAGCAATTGTACAAGTAACGCAGCCAAGGCAACCTTGTTTTAAATTAGCTAAGAAATACAATATCCCGAAGTTACCACTATATTTTCAAGAAACAGGATATACGGGGTTTTATTTTCGCGTATTAAAAGAAGGATGGGTATCACCTGCTGATACATTAAAATTACTGAAGTCGGATCTAAAAGGTGTGACAGTAGCTTTTGCTAATCGTATTATGCATAAGGAAAAACAAAATTTGGAAGGGGTAAAGAGGATCTTAGAAGTACATGCACTTTCTACAAGTTGGAGAAATACATTTGAAAAGCGAATGAGAGGAGAAGAAATGAATACGAAGGAAAGACTAGAAGGGAAAAAATAA
- a CDS encoding LysR family transcriptional regulator — translation MIQIELRQLEYFLAVSKELHFTKAAEKLNISQPSLSQQIRSLEHEVGMPLFDRIGKKISLTEAGRILLLHSKTIFHEIEQARSAIQDLNGLQQGSLTIGSLLTVVNYLLPPAILNFNNLYPNIELSVLGLRTGDIREKLLQNELDIGITFLPVQDKEIISAPLYESELIIVVPTGHQLAKHNHVSIAELQNYPLILLPKNFFLTELITSHCQKFNFKPKPILEISTMESLIQMVSKGMGITVLPKPYIDFLQNKNIQAIKIENPTPTIEIGLIYRKDKYMCAATREFIKQLKLTVHSLQN, via the coding sequence GTGATCCAAATCGAATTACGACAACTTGAATATTTTTTAGCTGTTTCAAAAGAATTGCATTTCACAAAAGCAGCTGAGAAATTAAATATTTCACAGCCTTCACTTAGTCAGCAAATACGTTCATTAGAACATGAAGTTGGAATGCCCCTTTTCGATCGAATTGGTAAAAAAATATCTTTAACCGAAGCTGGGAGGATTTTATTATTACATAGTAAAACAATTTTTCATGAAATTGAACAAGCCCGTTCTGCTATTCAAGATTTAAACGGATTACAACAAGGTTCCTTAACAATTGGATCATTATTAACCGTCGTAAATTACTTACTACCACCAGCTATTTTAAATTTTAATAACTTATATCCCAATATAGAACTTTCTGTATTAGGACTTCGCACAGGAGATATTCGTGAAAAATTATTACAAAACGAATTAGATATTGGCATTACATTTCTACCGGTGCAAGATAAAGAAATTATTTCTGCTCCTCTCTACGAAAGTGAACTTATAATAGTCGTACCAACTGGTCATCAATTAGCTAAACATAATCATGTATCTATTGCTGAATTGCAGAATTACCCTTTAATTCTTTTACCTAAAAATTTCTTTTTAACCGAATTAATTACATCCCATTGTCAAAAATTCAACTTTAAACCAAAACCAATTTTAGAAATTAGTACAATGGAATCTTTAATCCAAATGGTTTCAAAAGGAATGGGAATTACAGTTTTACCAAAACCGTATATAGACTTTCTACAAAATAAAAACATTCAAGCTATTAAAATAGAAAATCCTACTCCAACAATAGAAATAGGGCTTATTTATAGAAAAGATAAATATATGTGTGCTGCAACTCGAGAATTTATTAAACAATTGAAACTAACCGTACATTCTTTACAAAATTAA
- a CDS encoding GNAT family N-acetyltransferase: MGNVESFEKLLLEEPKREQLFPLFEEVFGIPSQTLHDFSERGYWDDTYKALSFLQEDKAIANVAVFSLPLLVNGERINAAGIQSVMTHPNFRRQGLMKQLMSKMIEEIDKKCECTLLFTEKPELYTSYGFKVVQEYLMTIPYDKKDNNDSLLRELDYYMEEDRKLIHETIDSSQRLSNNFSTLNFHPSFYLNMYNSEWNEKLYYSEKLDALIVYEVDNEKLKLYGVFAPVIPVLDEICGEIAERFTEIEFYFSPDQLGVEGVQFTELQSSKYLMVRSSRELDLKGYKFPVLVEF; the protein is encoded by the coding sequence ATGGGGAATGTTGAAAGTTTTGAAAAACTTCTTTTAGAAGAACCGAAAAGAGAGCAGTTATTTCCTTTATTTGAAGAAGTGTTTGGGATTCCAAGTCAAACATTGCATGATTTTTCAGAGAGAGGCTATTGGGATGATACATATAAAGCGTTATCATTTTTACAAGAAGATAAAGCGATTGCAAACGTTGCGGTATTCTCGTTACCATTGCTAGTGAATGGCGAAAGAATAAATGCAGCAGGCATTCAATCGGTGATGACACACCCTAATTTTCGAAGACAAGGACTCATGAAACAATTAATGAGTAAAATGATAGAAGAAATCGATAAGAAATGTGAATGCACATTATTGTTTACGGAAAAACCTGAACTATATACATCATATGGTTTTAAAGTTGTGCAGGAGTATTTGATGACTATTCCATATGATAAAAAGGATAATAATGATTCCTTACTTAGAGAGCTAGATTATTATATGGAAGAGGATAGAAAGTTAATACATGAAACTATAGATAGTAGCCAAAGACTTTCAAATAATTTTTCAACATTAAACTTCCATCCTTCGTTTTATTTGAATATGTATAATTCGGAATGGAATGAGAAATTGTATTATTCAGAGAAACTAGATGCTCTAATTGTATATGAAGTAGATAATGAAAAGTTGAAATTATATGGGGTGTTTGCACCAGTAATTCCAGTTTTAGATGAAATATGCGGGGAAATCGCTGAAAGATTTACAGAAATCGAATTTTACTTCTCTCCAGATCAATTAGGGGTTGAGGGTGTACAGTTTACAGAATTACAGTCTAGTAAGTATTTAATGGTTCGAAGTAGTAGAGAATTGGATTTGAAAGGTTATAAATTCCCAGTATTAGTAGAATTTTAA
- a CDS encoding ABC transporter ATP-binding protein: MRNFQGQFANKGGRNAPKIDKAKNTKGTVMRVWNYMGYQKAALTFVIFLVLVTTLLGLLGPYLMGVIIDQYIVPKDVSGTARMCLLLIAIYGVTVLLTWLQTFVMVNVALKTIQKIRQDIFKKIQTLSLRFFDVRSQGDLMSRVTNDIDNLNQALTQSVVQIISSALTFIGVTIAMFALDWILAIVTLITVPIMFFVTKKLVAYSGKNFAKRQKDLGELNGFIEEAITGADVTTLYGKEKETVQKFNKINEQLRVSATKADTFSAFIFPSMNFINNLGMGLVIGTGSVMVLNGMTTVGVIAAFINYSRQFSRPLSQFATLMNTIQAAVAGGERVFEIMDEVPEIKNKKDAFVIQNLHGHVALENVSFGYEENKTILKEVSLKARPGETIALVGPTGSGKTTIINLLTRFYDVQQGQIYIDEKNIKEYDLNSLRSKIGVVLQDTYLFAGSIMDNIRYGRLDASDEEVINAAKAASAHSFIKHLPNQYETKIATEGSNLSQGQKQLLAIARAILADTDILILDEATSNIDTRTELQIQEGLNNLMRGRTSFVIAHRLKTIEKADQILVIKDGSILEKGNHESLMEDRGFYFDLYTSQFKI; this comes from the coding sequence ATGCGTAATTTTCAAGGACAATTTGCTAATAAAGGTGGGCGTAATGCGCCAAAGATAGATAAGGCTAAAAATACGAAAGGTACTGTAATGAGAGTATGGAACTATATGGGCTATCAAAAGGCTGCTCTTACGTTCGTTATATTTTTAGTACTTGTTACGACGTTACTTGGGTTATTAGGGCCGTATTTAATGGGAGTAATTATCGATCAATATATTGTACCAAAGGATGTAAGTGGTACAGCGAGAATGTGTTTGTTACTTATCGCGATTTATGGTGTAACAGTATTATTAACTTGGTTACAAACATTTGTAATGGTCAATGTTGCATTAAAAACGATACAAAAAATAAGACAAGATATTTTTAAGAAAATCCAAACGCTTTCTTTACGGTTCTTTGATGTACGTTCTCAAGGAGATTTAATGAGTCGTGTGACAAATGATATAGATAATTTGAATCAAGCGTTGACACAAAGTGTTGTACAGATTATTTCATCAGCGCTAACTTTTATTGGTGTGACAATTGCGATGTTCGCATTAGATTGGATTTTAGCAATTGTTACTTTAATTACGGTACCTATTATGTTTTTCGTTACAAAAAAACTAGTGGCTTATAGTGGTAAAAACTTTGCAAAGCGTCAAAAAGATTTAGGAGAATTAAATGGATTTATTGAGGAAGCTATAACAGGAGCGGATGTTACAACGTTATATGGGAAAGAAAAAGAAACCGTACAGAAATTCAATAAAATTAATGAACAACTAAGAGTTTCAGCAACGAAGGCGGATACATTTTCAGCTTTTATTTTTCCGAGTATGAACTTTATTAACAACTTAGGTATGGGACTTGTAATTGGGACTGGATCAGTAATGGTTTTAAATGGAATGACAACAGTAGGTGTCATTGCGGCTTTTATTAATTATTCTCGTCAGTTCTCAAGACCACTCAGTCAATTCGCAACTTTAATGAATACGATTCAAGCGGCAGTTGCTGGTGGGGAACGTGTCTTTGAAATTATGGATGAAGTACCGGAAATCAAAAATAAAAAAGATGCATTCGTAATACAAAATTTACATGGACATGTTGCACTCGAGAATGTTTCATTTGGATATGAGGAAAATAAAACGATTTTAAAAGAAGTGAGTCTTAAAGCGCGGCCAGGGGAGACAATTGCTTTAGTAGGTCCAACTGGATCGGGCAAAACAACAATCATTAATTTGCTAACGCGCTTTTACGATGTACAGCAAGGGCAAATTTATATTGATGAAAAAAATATTAAAGAATATGATTTGAACTCGTTGCGAAGTAAAATAGGAGTAGTCTTACAAGATACGTATTTATTTGCTGGGTCAATTATGGATAATATACGTTATGGTCGATTAGATGCGAGTGATGAAGAAGTAATCAATGCAGCTAAGGCAGCATCTGCACATTCTTTTATAAAACATTTACCGAATCAATATGAAACAAAAATAGCCACAGAAGGATCAAATTTAAGTCAAGGACAGAAACAACTTCTTGCAATTGCAAGGGCAATTTTAGCAGATACAGATATATTAATTCTCGACGAAGCAACATCTAATATCGATACGAGAACAGAATTACAAATACAAGAAGGACTAAACAATTTAATGAGAGGTCGAACAAGTTTCGTAATCGCTCATCGACTGAAGACGATTGAAAAAGCAGATCAAATCCTTGTTATAAAAGATGGAAGCATTTTAGAAAAAGGGAATCATGAATCTCTCATGGAAGATAGAGGATTTTACTTTGACCTGTATACGAGTCAGTTTAAAATTTAA
- a CDS encoding helix-turn-helix domain-containing protein: MEEIQLILAKNLKTIREKEKLSLEKVSQLTGVSKTMIGQIERGESSPTLTTIWKIANGLKVSFTSLINNPQPDTKVILRNDIQVLSEDSGRYKVYPSFPFQDDRNFEIYTVEIEAEGKLSSEGHKEGTEEFITVFEGELTIEINDCQYKLNSGDAIRFKADRPHTYHNFGRTLTRLSMTIYYSAS, from the coding sequence ATGGAAGAAATTCAACTTATTTTGGCGAAAAATTTAAAGACAATACGAGAGAAGGAAAAGTTAAGTTTAGAAAAGGTTTCCCAATTAACAGGTGTGAGTAAAACGATGATTGGACAAATTGAACGAGGAGAGTCAAGTCCAACATTAACAACGATATGGAAAATTGCGAATGGTTTAAAAGTGTCTTTTACTTCTTTAATCAATAATCCGCAACCGGATACGAAAGTTATTTTACGAAATGATATTCAAGTATTATCAGAAGACAGTGGGAGATATAAAGTGTATCCTTCTTTTCCTTTCCAAGATGATAGGAACTTTGAAATCTATACGGTTGAAATTGAAGCAGAAGGAAAATTAAGTTCGGAAGGACATAAAGAAGGGACCGAAGAATTTATAACAGTGTTTGAAGGAGAATTGACAATTGAAATAAATGATTGTCAATATAAATTAAATAGTGGGGATGCAATTCGCTTTAAGGCGGATAGACCACATACGTATCATAATTTTGGAAGAACGCTAACGCGGTTAAGTATGACCATTTATTATTCAGCTTCATAA